In Podospora pseudoanserina strain CBS 124.78 chromosome 5, whole genome shotgun sequence, a single window of DNA contains:
- a CDS encoding hypothetical protein (COG:L; EggNog:ENOG503NU22): MAGIELNTLHSRAETTKAKRRVKTAKIVFSTCIGSSLGLLRNEMFDIVIIDEASQQTEGCALVPFVKGCQRAVLVGDHVQLRPTVRPEVVALGGDCSLFKRLFTSSRGEGLGRLMLDTQYRMHSSLCDFPSTEFYRERLVTGLRDSERGLEKTGFSWPKGDKRRVWVEFADREEVKGKSKVNKGQAGVCLGVCTLLTTAAYGEKGVSQTVAVSTPYAKQVDLLKRVLGQVMGSGLVEVSSVDAFQGREADVVVFVTVRCNEKREIGFLTDMRRLNVALTRTRRGLFARAGAIPSQVQARQTGK, from the exons ATGGCCGGAATCGaactcaacaccctccactCTCGCGCCGagaccaccaaagccaaaagaCGTGTGAAGACTGCCAAAATCGTGTTTTCGACTTGTATAGGCTCAAGTTTGGGACTATTAAGGAATGAAATGTTTGATATTGTCATCATAGACGAAGCCTCCCAGCAAACAGAGGGGTGCGCCCTCGTGCCGTTCGTAAAGGGGTGTCAAAGGGCTGTTTTGGTGGGTGATCACGTCCAACTAAGACCGACGGTGAGGCCAGAGGTTGTGGCTCTGGGGGGTGATTGTTCCCTTTTTAAGAGGCTGTTCACCTCTTccagaggggaggggttaGGGAGGTTGATGCTCGACACGCAATACCGGATGCACAGCTCGTTATGTGACTTCCCTTCTACAGAGTTTTACCGAGAGAGGTTGGTTACCGGATTGAGGGACAgtgagagggggttggaaaAGACGGGATTTTCGTGGCCAAAGGGGGATAAAAGGAGGGTGTGGGTTGAGTTTGCTGAtcgggaggaggtgaaggggaaaagtaaagtaaataaagGGCAGGCGGGGgtttgtttgggggtttgtaCGCTTTTGACTACTGCTGCTTatggggaaaagggggtcaGCCAGACTGTGGCGGTTTCAACACCGTATGCGAAGCAAGTTGATTTGCTGAAACGGGTGTTGGGTCAGGTTATGGGGTCggggctggtggaggtgagcAGTGTTGATGCTTTtcaggggagggaggcggacgTGGTTGTTTTTGTGACGGTGAGGTGTaatgagaagagggagattgGGTTCTTGACGGAtatgaggaggttgaatgtCGCGCTTACGAGGACCAGGAGGGGATTGTTT GCACGGGCGGGTGCCATACCCAGCCAGGTTCAGGCTAGGCAAACCGGGAAGTGA
- a CDS encoding hypothetical protein (COG:L; EggNog:ENOG503NU22) — MTYRLYCDERQFQLFEGQRGNTWIFINRSPSDDSSYRAADNKSDMRRQRQATIDSGTNVDFHASIAPDKFSRGLQRHIGRMNRNAVTAAEVYVISNRDVKPMRNLDLWFEHLDTDTTLPLYTIPTLKDVDWGSEPDFTVAIAKDGKLPWMRELTSRKQFEELFSWLLGRDQSPILFKCFDYLLLGISSNEPSRLTRVSSADILRVMLGVLRLAPSLTIAFGRMPPIEAVDEKTEDPVDILEVYAQDALTGFILSANDAMELVVAPLKSYLSRIRVLSMHQFTELVKLISLKVIIPEVAMDILLECFEPEASCLLPGRPAAVNHFVQNLIATALEHIGEASGRSEPRKDLLKLYLLDKDEDGYQVVEVSFRIDSDNSRLNNAAHVRLTAASAPANSLLEKRYSTDALVLQSEPGRAKFQCFHPLPPYYSHFQWKLTCCAPFTTAKIALDAILLFATK; from the exons ATGACATATCGTCTGTATTGCGACGAGAGACAGTTTCAACTGTTTGAAGGCCAGCGTGGAAACACCTGGATCTTCATCAACCGCAGCCCCTCGGACGACAGTTCCTACAGGGCCGCAGATAACAAAAGCGACATGCGAAGACAACGCCAAGCGACCATCGACTCCGGAACCAATGTTGACTTCCATGCCAGTATCGCCCCCGACAAGTTCAGCAGGGGTCTGCAGCGACATATCGGCAGAATGAACCGGAATGCAGTGACGGCCGCCGAGGTCTACGTTATCAGCAACAGAGACGTCAAGCCAATGAGGAATCTCGACTTGTGGTTTGAGCATCTCGACACGGATACAACACTGCCGCT ATACACCATTCCGACCTTGAAGGATGTTGACTGGGGCTCTGAGCCGGACTTTACTGTGGCGATTGCAAAGGATGGAAAGCTGCCTTGGATGAGGGAATTGACGTCGCGGAAGCAGTTTGAGGAATTGTTTTCCTGGTTGCTGGGCAGGGATCAAAGTCCCATTCTCTTCAAGTGCTTTGACTATCTCTTGCTGGGCATTAGTAGCAACGAACCTAGCCGTCTGACAAGAGTCTCGTCGGCGGATATTCTCCGCGTAATGCTTGGTGTCCTGCGCCTGGCGCCATCACTGACTATTGCCTTTGGCAGAATGCCGCCCATCGAGGCTGTTGACGAGAAGACAGAAGATCCGGTAGACATTTTGGAAGTATACGCTCAAGACGCCCTCACCGGGTTCATTCTTTCAGCCAACGATGCCATGGAACTCGTTGTCGCGCCCCTCAAGTCATATCTCTCACGTATCAGAGTCTTATCAATGCACCAGTTCACCGAGCTTGTCAAACTTATCTCATTGAAGGTCATAATACCAGAAGTGGCAATGGATATTCTACTCGAGTGTTTCGAGCCCGAAGCATCGTGTCTCCTTCCCGGTCGGCCAGCTGCCGTCAACCACTTTGTCCAAAACTTGATCGCTACAGCGCTAGAACACATCGGAGAAGCATCAGGAAGGTCAGAGCCAAGAAAAGATCTCCTCAAATTATACCTCCTCGACAAAGACGAAGACGGCTACCAAGTCGTCGAGGTGAGCTTCCGCATCGACTCAGACAATTCCCGgctcaacaacgccgcccaCGTCCGTTTAACCGCTGCCTCAGCGCCCGCAAACTCCCTCCTCGAGAAACGTTACTCCACCGAcgccctcgtcctccaaTCCGAGCCCGGCCGTGCAAAATTCCAGTGCTTCCACCCCTTACCGCCATACTACTCCCACTTCCAATGGAAACTCACCTGCTGCGCCCCTTTCACAACCGCAAAAATAGCCCTTGACGCTATCCTCCTCTTTGCCACCAAATGA
- a CDS encoding hypothetical protein (EggNog:ENOG503P4G1; COG:S), whose protein sequence is MSQPPNIYIVGAQCTGKMTLVKNLHANFEFNSSHEPPVLITEVARTVLKKHSFTAADPIAYALRYVEGRANQLIQSDERRELRTRMQDAVVVVCEASEEARSWLADDGVRLMPEDVDDLDCHA, encoded by the coding sequence AtgtcccaaccaccaaacatcTACATCGTCGGCGCTCAATGCACAGGCAAAATGACCCTCGTCAAAAACCTCCACGCTAATTTTGAGTTCAACTCCTCCCACGAACCGCCAGTCCTGATCACCGAAGTCGCCCGCACAGTCCTCAAGAAGCACTCCTTCACAGCAGCCGACCCAATCGCCTACGCCTTGCGATATGTAGAAGGACGAGCCAACCAATTGATCCAGTCGGATGAAAGGCGGGAACTGAGAACAAGGATGCAGGACGCGGTTGTGGTTGTCTGTGAAGCTAGCGAAGAAGCGCGGAGCTGGCTTGCGGATGATGGGGTTAGGTTGATgccggaggatgtggatgattTGGATTGCCATGCATAG
- a CDS encoding hypothetical protein (EggNog:ENOG503P051; CAZy:GH43; COG:G), producing MAVSNNNDPTTWTTLNKGDPVLTTSFGMGGIRDPSLIIAPDRSKFWLLATDLKVWGRGWNNGTCYTCNGSKSIHVWESNDLARWTGPMFTTVAPPEAAMAWAPDAIWDPVKKKFLVYFTSKLDGQLVLMKAHTEDFKTFTRAEEFNRLGMDATIALEEETGKYYWFSKHGPDELIQQNVADSPEGPWKTVSERIGADGGMPAGEGPLVFRDNRDPKKWHLWIDDYMRGDGGYVPFTTNDISKGKWTVVKNAKLPKNPRHGYVTPITATERARLVAAYSV from the exons AAGGTGACCCTGTCCTAACCACCTCCTTCGGCATGGGCGGCATCCGCGACCCATCCCTCATCATCGCGCCCGACCGGTCAAAGTTTTGGCTCCTCGCCACAGACCTCAAAGTCTGGGGCCGCGGCTGGAACAATGGGACTTGCTACACCTGCAACGGATCGAAGTCTATCCACGTCTGGGAATCGAACGATCTCGCGAGATGGACCGGGCCGATGTTCACGACGGTGGCTCCCCCTGAAGCAGCGATGGCTTGGGCTCCGGACGCGATTTGGGATCCGGTCAAGAAAAAGTTCTTGGTTTATTTCACGAGCAAGTTGGATGGTCAGCTTGTGCTTATGAAGGCGCACACGGAGGATTTCAAGACGTTTACACGGGCGGAGGAGTTTAATcggttggggatggatgcTACTATTGCTTTGGAAGAAGAGACGGGGAAGTACTACTGGTTTAGTAAGCATGGGCCTGATGAGTTGATTCAGCAGAATGTGGCGGACAGTCCGGAGGGGCCGTGGAAGACGGTTAGCGAAAGGATCGGTGCTGATGGAGGCATGCCGGCCGGGGAGGGACCGTTGGTGTTTAGGGATAACAGGGATCCGAAGAAG TGGCATCTGTGGATCGACGACTACATGCGTGGTGACGGCGGCTACGTTCCATTCACAACAAACGATATTTCCAAGGGCAAGTGGACGGTCGTCAAGAACGCAAAGCTGCCAAAGAATCCCAGGCACGGATACGTAACTCCTAT TACCGCGACTGAGCGAGCGAGACTTGTCGCTGCCTATAGTGTATAG